The Streptomyces rimosus genomic interval GCGGGTCGCAGGCGTGCGCCTTGCGGTGCGCCTCGGCGACGTCCTCTCCGACCGCGATGCCGCACGGGTTGGCGTGCTTGATGATGGCGACGCAGGGCTCGGCGTGGTCGTACGCGGCCCGGCGCGCGGCGTCGGTGTCCGTGTAGTTGTTGTACGACATCTCCTTGCCGTGCAGCTGCTCGGCCTCTGCCAGGCCGCCGCAGCCGCCGCCCGCGGCGGAGCCGCTGTGAGACACATAGAGCGCGGCCGCCTGGTGCGGGTTCTCGCCGTACCGCAGGACGTTCTTGCGCTCGTACGTGACGCCGAGGAAGCCGGGGAACTCGCCGCCGTCGCCCGCGTAGTCACCCGCGAACCAGGAGGCGACCGCCACGTCGTACTCGGCGGTGTGCCGGAACGCTTCGGCAGCCAGCCGCCTGCGCTCCTGGAGGTCGAAGCCGCCGTCCGCGACCGCCTTCAGCACGTCCGTGTAGCGGTCCGGGTTGACGACCACTGCGACCGAGGGGTGGTTCTTGGCGGCGGCACGCACCATCGAGGGGCCGCCGATGTCGATCTGCTCGACGCACTCGTCCGGCTCCGCGCCCGAGGCCACGGTCTGCGAGAACGGGTAGAGGTTGACGACGACCAGATCGAACGGCTCGACGCCCAGCTCGTCCAGCTGCTGCCGGTGGTCCTCCAGCCGCAGGTCGGCGAGGATGCCCGCGTGCACCTTCGGGTGCAGCGTCTTGACCCGGCCGTCCAGGCACTCGGGGAAGCCGGTCAGCTCCTCGACCTTGGTCACCGGAACGCCGGCCGCCGCGATCTTCGCGGCCGTCGAGCCCGTCGAGACGAGCCGGACGCCCGCCGCGTGCAGGCCCTGGGCCAGTTCTTCGAGGCCCGTCTTGTCGTAGACGCTGACCAGCGCCCGGCGAACGGGCCGCTTCCTTGCTTCGGCGGTCACGGGATCAGTACCTTTCGTCCCTCAATGCGGTAGCCGTGCCGGGCCAGACGCCCCACGACCTCGACGAGCAGCTTGCGCTCGACTTCCTTGATGCGCTCGTGCAGCGCGGATTCGTCGTCCTCGTCCCGGATCTCGACCGCCCCCTGGGCGATCACCGGGCCGGTGTCGACGCCGTCGTCGACGAAGTGGACGGTGCACCCGGTGACCTTGGCGCCGTACGCGAGCGCGTCGCGCACGCCGTGGGCCCCGGGAAAACTCGGCAGCAGGGCCGGATGCGTATTGACGATCCGGTCGCCGTAGCGGGCGAGGAATTCGGCGCCCAGGATCTTCATGAAGCCCGCCGAGACGACGAGGTCGGGCTGGTGGGCGGCGGTCGCCTCGGTGAGCGCGCGGTCCCAGGCGGCCCGGTCGGCGTGGTCCTTGACCCGGCAGACGAAGGTGGGCAGGCCGGCCCGCTCGGCGCGCTCCAGGCCGGCGATGCCGTCGCGGTCGGCGCCGACCGCCACCACCTTTGCCCCGTACGCGGAAACGCCCTCGGCGGCGATGGCGTCGAGCAGCGCCTGCAAATTCGTACCGGAACCGGAGACGAGCACGACGATACGGGCCGGGGATGCGGCGGGAACGGCGTAGGACGGGGAAGCGGAGGCCACGGCGGGGCTCTTTCTCGCGCGGTGCTGCTGTACGGCGGTCTGCGGTGTTGTGCGGTCGTACAAAACCATGGGTCGCCGGAAACCGGGGAACCCTACGAAGGCGCCGACCGTCAGCAACGATACCGGCACACCGCGCGGCCCCCACGGGACGGGGGCGCACGCGAGAGGTAGCGTCGGGCGTGAGAACGCACGCTGTTCGTGGTATCCGCCCGCCCGGCCCACCCGTCGGACGTACGGACGAGACAAGGGGAAGACACACTCCAGATGCCGGACCGACGCCGCCGCGCGGCCCTCCTCCTCCCTCCCACGGCCACCGCCGGGGGGTGCCCCCAGCCCGCAGCCGCTCCCGGGGCGGTGCTGCTGCGCGAGCGCAAGCCGTCCTCCGATTCCGCCGGCGCCGCGGGGACGTCGGGCACGTCCGGCTCCGGGACGGGCCCGGGTCCGTCGGACGGGTCCGCTTCGGGCTCGTCAGCATCGGGTACCTCCGGTTCGCCGGACGGGTCGGGGGCGTCGGACGCCGGGGGTACGGGCGGCCGGGCCAGGGAGCGCGCCCGGACCCGGACCTCGGGGGACCGCGACGGCGACCGTGACAACCCGTTCGCGCCGCCGCCCGCCGACGCGCCCGACCAGCCGTGGCAGCCCCGCCACCACGGCCAGGACCAGGGCCGGGGTCACGACGGCGACGATCAGGGCCGCGACGGAGACCAGCAGCCGCCCGCCTGGGGCAGCCAGTGGAGCAGCCGCCAGCCGGGACGCCAGAGCGGCGGCTTCGGCACGCGGCCGGGCAACCGCAACGGCCAGCAGGGCCCCGGCGGCCAGGGCGGGCCCGGCGGCAGCCTGCGCTGGGACCCGACCGACCCGGCCCAGCGCCGCGCGCGCTACGCACTGCTCGCCGGCATGTGGGGCTTCTTCTTCGTCCTGTTCAACCTGCCGGAAATCGCCCTGCTGCTGGCGACGCTCGCCCTGTACTGGGGCATCAGCTCCCTGCGCGCCAAGCCCGCCCGCCCGTCCGGCGGCGCGCGGGCCACGGCCGCCGATGTCGCTGGCCAGACCCCACCCCGTACGGACCCGGGCGCCTCCGCCACGGGCCACCCGGCCGCCGCCTCCACCCGCCCGCAGACGACCGCGGCCGTGGCCGGGCTGGTCACCGCCTCGCTGGCGCTGGTCATGGTGGCCGCCACCTTCACGCTCCAGCTCGTCTACCGCGACTACTTCACGTGTGTGAACGACGCCCTCACCCGGTCCGCCGCGCACTCCTGCGAGAAGAAGCTCCCCGAGCAGCTGCGTCCGCTGCTCAGCATTCAGCAGGAGTAGTCCGGCCGGCCCGGGAACTGCCGTCAGGCCCGCTCAGCCGCTGCCCTCCGGGGTGGCGGCTGAGGCGTTTCCGGGGACCGTGCTCCGCGGGGCCTCCTCGTGCGAGGGCGGGGTGGGTTCGAAGTCGGTCATCAGGCCGCCGGAGGAGGCGCGCAGTTCCGACCAGCGGGCGCTGCGGGTGCTGGGGTCGTGCCAGGGGCGGGCGCCGGTCGAGCCGAGTTCGCGTCCGGGTACGTGACCGGACGGGTGACCGGGTCCGTGGTCGCCGTCGTACCCGTAGTCGTACGGTTTCCGGCTCTCCGGAGTACGGCGGCGAGCGTGCCGGGCGTGCCGGCCGGGGCGGGGGCGGTGCCGCAGGGCGCGGGAAACCGTACGTGTCAGCACCGTCCAGCCGAAGCGGCAGGCGGCCCACGACCAGCGTCCGGCGGCGCGGATGAGGCGCTTCACGGCGCGTCCGGCCCGTACGCGGAGCTTCACGCGCGGCCGTGGGGCGGGCTTCGGCGGGCGGGGTACGCCGCGCAGCCACCAGAGGCGGGCGACGAGCGCGCCCGGGACGCCGATGAGCAGGGTCCAGGCCAGCGCCGCCAGCCCCGTCTGCCACCAGCTGGGCCCGAAGCGGGACAGCGCCGCGCTGCCCAGCGCGCCGCCCGCGAGCCCGGCGAGCACCGCCGACACCACACCGCAGCCGAGCGCGGCGAGCCCGGCGGCGGCGGCCGTCTCGCGCCAGCCGGTCCACTGGGCGTCGGCCGGGCGTGCGGCGGCCGAGCGTGCGGCGGTGACGTACGACTTCGCGGGGAGCGCCGCGTACCGGGCCAGTGCCAGCCCGGCGGCGAGCGGTACCGCGGCGGTCAGCCAGTAGAGCGGGCCGGTGGCGTCCGGCTCCGGGAACATGCCGAACAGCGGGAAGTGCGGCAGGTCCGGGTATCCGCTGGTGCCGAGCGGGCCGACCGTGCTGCCCGCGCCGAGCGTGAAGCCGGGGCCGAGCCCGTACGCCAGCCCCCAGACGCCGGTGTTCGGCAGCAGGACGAGGCTGAGCAGCACCACGGTGCAGCGGCCCGCCCAGTCGCTGGTGAGGCCGAGGAATCCCTCGCGTACCGCCGGCGCGTGCCAGCCCAGCGCGAGGAGCGCCAGCAGCGCGCCGGAGAGCAGCAGCACCAGGATGCCCGCCGTGGCCGCGCGCACCGCGGTGATGCCGCGCCGTCCCTCCAGCGCGGCGCACAGGGCGGGCGGCAGCCGGTCGTAGAGGCGCTGCACCCGGTCCGGCAGCGGTACGAAGGCGGCACGTCCGACGCTGTGCCAGGCCGCCACGGCGCCGGTCAGGGCCGCGACCACCGGCACGTAGAGCAGGGCGCTGAGCGGTTCGACGTACAGCGGGCCTTCGGAGGCGTACAGCAGGGCGGCGCCCGCGACGGACAGGTAGCCCGCCAGGAACCAGCCGAGGAGAAGGCGCGGGGTGGGCTCCGGGTCGAAGTCGTCGGGGTGGAGGAGGCTGGGAAGCGGGGCGACCGGGGGTCTCGACAGGGCCAGTGGGACCGTTTCGAGGATGTGGCGGCCCGTCCGGTACAGCAGCCATACGGGCAGGGCCATCAGGAGCAGCGGCGTCACGGCGACGGGCGACTCGGCGCCGGACGCGGTCGCGGACCGTACGAGATCGCTCCCGTGGGCGAGGAACCACAGGTCGGCGGCGAGGTGCAGGGCCCGGGACGGGTTGGTGTCCGGGTACGGGGACGCCACCCACAGCAGCAGCACCACGACGGCGAACGCCCCGAGCCCGAGCCCGGCGGCCAGTCCGCCGCCGACGAAGGCGGTGCCGAGCGCGGAGGACCGCTGGGTGGCGGCGCGGCCGTGTGACGACAACGTGGGGCCGCGGTCGGTCAATTGGCTCACACCGCCATGCTGCCAACAACACACGTTTCCGCCGTGGAGCAGGCAATTGCCGGTCGTGTCGCTCAATATATGTTTATGTACCTTTTCATGCCGTTGAGCCATCCGTGCGCCACCGGCACGCGCGCCCGCACGGAGAGGCCGACATGACGCAGACGGAACGGACGAAGACGACTGACACCGCACCTGCCGCCGCTCCTGAGGCGACATCAGACTCCGTACATACCAACAGTACTGACGCTCCATCAGCTCAACGCGTGCCCACGGCCTCGGCCGCCTTCGACGCCCTCTACACGCGGCACGCCCCCGACCTGACCCGCCAGGCCATCGTGCTCACCGGCCATCCCCGGCTCTCCCAGGAGGCCGTCGAACGGTCGTTCCAGATGGCTTGGCAGCGCTGGCCCGACATGGCCGTGGACCCGGACCCGGCGGGCCGGGTGCGGGCCATGGTGCACGAGTACGCGCTGTCGCCCTGGCACCGGATGCGGCCCGGTCTGCGGACCGCCCAGCGGCCGACCCCCCAGGCGCCCGCACCACCGCCCGTCGCTCCCGCTGAGCGCGCGCTGCGGGAGGCGGTGCTGGCGCTGCCCGCCCCGTACCGGCGGGTGCTGCTCCTGCACGACGGCCTCGGCCTGGAACTGAGCGAGACGGCCGCCGAGGTGGAGGCCAGTACGCCCGCGACGGCCGGACGTCTGATGCGCGCGCGCCAGGCCCTCGCCGAACGGGTTCCATGGCTCGGCCTGGCGGGCGAGTCACCCGTACGCCAGAGAGAGATCCTGCGGGAGCGGCTGGCCGGGCTGGCCCGCGCGCTGCCGGTGGCGCCGCCCGCCGCCGGGGCCGTACGGAGCGGGAGCGAGCGTACGGTCAGCCGGATGACGCAGGGCGCTTTCGGGCTCACCGCCCTCATCGCGGCGGCGACCGCGTTCACACTCGTCCACGAGGCGGGCACCCTCCCCACCCACCCGGAGGCCGGTCCCCCGGCCGCATCCTCCTCCGCCAGGCCCGGGGCGGCGGCCAAGGCCCCCCGTAAGCAGCACGGCGGACAAGCCCACACGCAGCAGGCCAAGGCTGGCGGACCGGCGAAGAGAAAGGTCGTATGGGCCGGGCATCTCGCCCCGGAAGCGCGCTAGGTCCCGTCGTCGCCTCCCCGCCGCGCGCGCTCTTGTACACGAACGGGCGCGGGCCCGTACCCCCAACAGGAGTACGGGCCCGCGCCCTACGCGTTACGCGATCAGCCGACGAGGATCTCGCGCGCCAGGCGCGCGGTCTCCGACGGGGTCTTGCCGACCTTGACGCCGGCGGCCTC includes:
- a CDS encoding cell division protein PerM, producing the protein MSQLTDRGPTLSSHGRAATQRSSALGTAFVGGGLAAGLGLGAFAVVVLLLWVASPYPDTNPSRALHLAADLWFLAHGSDLVRSATASGAESPVAVTPLLLMALPVWLLYRTGRHILETVPLALSRPPVAPLPSLLHPDDFDPEPTPRLLLGWFLAGYLSVAGAALLYASEGPLYVEPLSALLYVPVVAALTGAVAAWHSVGRAAFVPLPDRVQRLYDRLPPALCAALEGRRGITAVRAATAGILVLLLSGALLALLALGWHAPAVREGFLGLTSDWAGRCTVVLLSLVLLPNTGVWGLAYGLGPGFTLGAGSTVGPLGTSGYPDLPHFPLFGMFPEPDATGPLYWLTAAVPLAAGLALARYAALPAKSYVTAARSAAARPADAQWTGWRETAAAAGLAALGCGVVSAVLAGLAGGALGSAALSRFGPSWWQTGLAALAWTLLIGVPGALVARLWWLRGVPRPPKPAPRPRVKLRVRAGRAVKRLIRAAGRWSWAACRFGWTVLTRTVSRALRHRPRPGRHARHARRRTPESRKPYDYGYDGDHGPGHPSGHVPGRELGSTGARPWHDPSTRSARWSELRASSGGLMTDFEPTPPSHEEAPRSTVPGNASAATPEGSG
- the purN gene encoding phosphoribosylglycinamide formyltransferase, encoding MASASPSYAVPAASPARIVVLVSGSGTNLQALLDAIAAEGVSAYGAKVVAVGADRDGIAGLERAERAGLPTFVCRVKDHADRAAWDRALTEATAAHQPDLVVSAGFMKILGAEFLARYGDRIVNTHPALLPSFPGAHGVRDALAYGAKVTGCTVHFVDDGVDTGPVIAQGAVEIRDEDDESALHERIKEVERKLLVEVVGRLARHGYRIEGRKVLIP
- the purH gene encoding bifunctional phosphoribosylaminoimidazolecarboxamide formyltransferase/IMP cyclohydrolase → MTAEARKRPVRRALVSVYDKTGLEELAQGLHAAGVRLVSTGSTAAKIAAAGVPVTKVEELTGFPECLDGRVKTLHPKVHAGILADLRLEDHRQQLDELGVEPFDLVVVNLYPFSQTVASGAEPDECVEQIDIGGPSMVRAAAKNHPSVAVVVNPDRYTDVLKAVADGGFDLQERRRLAAEAFRHTAEYDVAVASWFAGDYAGDGGEFPGFLGVTYERKNVLRYGENPHQAAALYVSHSGSAAGGGCGGLAEAEQLHGKEMSYNNYTDTDAARRAAYDHAEPCVAIIKHANPCGIAVGEDVAEAHRKAHACDPLSAFGGVIAVNRPVSVAMAEQVAEIFTEVIVAPDYEEGAVEVLSRKKNIRVLRCPEGPQPPAEFKPIDGGGLAQVKDVLQAEGDDPANWTLAAGEPLSDAELAELSFAWRASRAVKSNAILLAKDGATVGVGMGQVNRVDSAKLAVQRAGEERARGSYAASDAFFPFPDGLEVLLEAGVKAVAQPGGSVRDEQVIEAAKAAGVTMYLTGTRHFFH
- a CDS encoding sigma factor-like helix-turn-helix DNA-binding protein, which translates into the protein MPTASAAFDALYTRHAPDLTRQAIVLTGHPRLSQEAVERSFQMAWQRWPDMAVDPDPAGRVRAMVHEYALSPWHRMRPGLRTAQRPTPQAPAPPPVAPAERALREAVLALPAPYRRVLLLHDGLGLELSETAAEVEASTPATAGRLMRARQALAERVPWLGLAGESPVRQREILRERLAGLARALPVAPPAAGAVRSGSERTVSRMTQGAFGLTALIAAATAFTLVHEAGTLPTHPEAGPPAASSSARPGAAAKAPRKQHGGQAHTQQAKAGGPAKRKVVWAGHLAPEAR